In a single window of the Streptomyces sp. NBC_00094 genome:
- a CDS encoding PadR family transcriptional regulator — MSRRSGILEFAVLGLLREAPMHGYELRKRLNTSLGVFRAFSYGTLYPCLKTLVANGWLIEEPGSAPEEALAASLAGRRAKIVYRLTPEGKEHFEELLTHTGPDAWEDEHFAARFAFFGQTEREVRMRVLEGRRSRLEERLEKMRASLARTRERLDDYTLELQRHGMESVEREVRWLNELIESERAGRDQRSGPDAPALHDNDSGETGGLPRHGGSTRPDPSDDTAK, encoded by the coding sequence ATGAGCAGGCGCTCAGGCATCCTGGAGTTCGCCGTTCTCGGCCTGCTCCGCGAGGCCCCGATGCACGGGTACGAGCTGCGGAAGCGCCTCAACACCTCGCTGGGAGTCTTCCGGGCCTTCAGCTACGGAACGCTGTATCCCTGCCTCAAGACGCTGGTCGCCAACGGCTGGTTGATCGAGGAGCCGGGCAGCGCCCCCGAGGAGGCCCTCGCCGCTTCACTCGCAGGACGCCGGGCCAAGATCGTCTACCGGTTGACGCCGGAAGGTAAGGAGCACTTCGAGGAGCTCCTCACCCACACCGGCCCCGACGCCTGGGAGGACGAGCACTTCGCCGCCCGCTTCGCCTTCTTCGGCCAGACCGAGCGCGAAGTACGGATGCGGGTGCTCGAAGGCCGCCGCAGCCGGCTGGAGGAGCGTCTGGAGAAGATGCGCGCCTCCCTGGCCCGGACCCGCGAACGGCTCGACGACTACACACTTGAGCTGCAGCGCCACGGCATGGAGTCCGTGGAGCGCGAGGTGCGCTGGCTGAACGAGCTCATCGAGAGCGAGCGGGCGGGACGGGATCAGCGATCCGGTCCCGACGCCCCCGCTCTGCACGACAACGATTCTGGAGAAACGGGCGGCCTGCCCCGGCACGGGGGCAGTACCCGGCCGGATCCGTCCGACGACACCGCCAAGTGA
- a CDS encoding transglycosylase domain-containing protein — MSEHRRKMTPQEPPTGGRAAARRAAQQPVGRRSAPAQDVGRGAPSASYGPPSSHGEEERPYGGRAEARRAAQRGSRRRGAEVGPGGPGGPGGPGGPGGGRRGGGGGRGSGPGRGPGGHPPRKKRIIDYPRHDKYGWRRWMPSWKLVTGTFLVFVGVLMGGAVFAYSNVVVPKEDATATSQNNIYYWADGTRMVATGSGTNRQIVGIAEIPRVMQEAVVSAENKTFWTDSGIDPMGIGRAVWNMAKGGETQGGSTITQQYVKNNRLNDQSQTLTRKVKELFISMKVGNESDKPTIMAGYLNTAYYGRGAYGIQAASRAYFDKNSRDLNASESALLTAVLKGATYYDPAGYPEIDPEATPTKNLDRATKRWSWILDEMVKDKKITAEERAKYTTFPKVQKRKQDAALTGQIGYLVGTAKANFVNNNTQGIGTKELERGGYEIYTTFEKKKVDALAAAVKKVYDENIDPEKRPTKDTNVQFGGASVDTKTGALLAIYGGQDATKHFTNNADTTGAQVGSTFKPFVLAAAMKDGVRDKDLGPVQDASSRTIVDPDKSRYSGKNELKIRDYKGEIWENEKGEEWLQTNDGDQSYGPMTLRRAMIKSANSPYVQLGMDIGIDKVRDAAVRAGLREDSLVKGEVPSFSLGISSPSAIRMAGAYATFANNGEQNDPFSVTKVLKGGKTIYKHEAKTVQAFSPAIAGNVTDVLRDVVEDPEGTGNNAAIPGRAVAGKTGTTDGNRSAWFVGYTPQLSTAIDMYRYDDDETKKNREFEKMYGTGGKDTIHGSSFPSQIWNDYMTDAVAGMPDLKFPEPEKLEDAKAVFGGGAPSPTPTPTATPTPTETSATPTTEPPTTTPPAVPTTTPPATRTPKPGKTTCNVWDFDCNTSGGNTGQPTTTAPTTTTAPTPTGSATTEDPDNGNGKPGGVDGAWTP, encoded by the coding sequence ATGAGCGAGCATCGTCGCAAAATGACGCCGCAGGAGCCGCCGACGGGTGGCCGCGCGGCGGCACGACGCGCTGCCCAGCAGCCGGTGGGCCGCAGGTCGGCCCCGGCACAGGATGTCGGTAGGGGGGCCCCGTCGGCCTCGTACGGGCCGCCTTCCTCCCACGGGGAGGAGGAGCGCCCCTACGGCGGTCGCGCGGAGGCCCGGAGGGCTGCCCAGCGCGGCAGCCGCCGAAGGGGCGCCGAAGTCGGCCCGGGGGGTCCCGGTGGCCCTGGCGGTCCTGGTGGTCCTGGTGGAGGACGGCGCGGTGGCGGCGGCGGTCGCGGCAGCGGTCCGGGGCGCGGTCCCGGCGGCCATCCGCCGCGCAAGAAGCGCATCATCGACTACCCGCGCCACGACAAGTACGGCTGGCGTCGCTGGATGCCCTCGTGGAAGCTCGTGACGGGCACGTTCCTGGTGTTCGTCGGCGTGCTGATGGGCGGCGCGGTCTTCGCGTACTCCAATGTGGTCGTTCCGAAGGAAGACGCGACCGCGACGTCGCAGAACAACATCTACTACTGGGCCGACGGCACGCGCATGGTCGCGACCGGCAGTGGTACGAACCGTCAGATCGTGGGCATCGCGGAGATCCCGAGGGTCATGCAGGAGGCCGTGGTCTCGGCCGAGAACAAGACCTTCTGGACCGACTCGGGCATCGACCCGATGGGTATCGGCCGCGCCGTGTGGAACATGGCCAAGGGCGGTGAGACCCAGGGCGGTTCGACGATCACCCAGCAGTACGTGAAGAACAACCGGCTCAACGACCAGTCGCAGACCCTCACCCGGAAGGTGAAGGAACTCTTCATCTCCATGAAGGTCGGCAACGAGTCCGACAAGCCGACCATCATGGCCGGCTACCTGAACACCGCGTACTACGGTCGCGGCGCCTACGGCATCCAGGCGGCCTCGCGTGCGTACTTCGACAAGAACTCCAGGGACCTCAACGCCAGTGAGTCGGCGCTGCTCACCGCGGTGCTGAAGGGTGCGACGTACTACGACCCCGCCGGCTACCCCGAGATCGACCCCGAGGCCACGCCCACGAAGAACCTCGACCGGGCCACCAAGCGGTGGAGCTGGATCCTCGACGAGATGGTCAAGGACAAGAAGATCACGGCCGAGGAGCGTGCCAAGTACACGACGTTCCCCAAGGTCCAGAAGCGCAAGCAGGACGCGGCGCTGACCGGCCAGATCGGCTACCTCGTCGGCACGGCCAAGGCGAACTTCGTCAACAACAACACCCAGGGCATCGGCACCAAGGAACTGGAGCGCGGCGGCTACGAGATCTACACCACCTTCGAGAAGAAGAAGGTGGACGCGCTCGCGGCCGCGGTCAAGAAGGTCTACGACGAGAACATCGACCCGGAGAAGCGGCCGACGAAGGACACCAACGTCCAGTTCGGCGGCGCCTCCGTCGACACGAAGACCGGCGCGCTCCTCGCGATCTACGGCGGCCAGGACGCCACCAAGCACTTCACCAACAACGCCGACACCACCGGTGCTCAGGTCGGATCGACCTTCAAGCCCTTCGTGCTGGCCGCCGCGATGAAGGACGGCGTCCGGGACAAGGACCTCGGTCCCGTCCAGGACGCGTCCTCCCGCACGATCGTGGACCCGGACAAGAGCCGTTACTCCGGCAAGAACGAGCTGAAGATCCGGGACTACAAGGGCGAGATCTGGGAGAACGAGAAGGGGGAGGAGTGGCTCCAGACCAATGACGGCGACCAGAGCTACGGCCCCATGACCCTTCGCCGAGCCATGATCAAGTCGGCCAACTCGCCGTACGTGCAGCTCGGCATGGACATCGGCATCGACAAGGTCCGTGATGCCGCCGTCCGCGCGGGTCTGCGCGAGGACTCCCTCGTCAAGGGCGAGGTGCCCTCCTTCTCCCTCGGTATCTCCAGCCCGAGCGCGATCCGGATGGCCGGCGCCTACGCGACCTTCGCCAACAACGGTGAGCAGAACGACCCGTTCTCGGTGACCAAGGTGCTCAAGGGCGGGAAGACGATCTACAAGCACGAGGCCAAGACCGTGCAGGCCTTCTCGCCGGCCATCGCCGGTAACGTCACCGACGTCCTCCGGGACGTCGTGGAGGACCCTGAGGGCACCGGTAACAACGCCGCGATCCCGGGCCGTGCCGTGGCCGGCAAGACCGGTACGACCGACGGCAACCGGTCGGCCTGGTTCGTGGGCTACACCCCGCAGCTGTCGACCGCCATCGACATGTACCGCTACGACGACGACGAGACGAAGAAGAACCGCGAGTTCGAGAAGATGTACGGCACGGGTGGCAAGGACACGATCCACGGTTCGTCGTTCCCGTCGCAGATCTGGAACGACTACATGACGGACGCCGTCGCGGGCATGCCGGACCTGAAGTTCCCCGAGCCCGAGAAGCTGGAGGACGCCAAGGCGGTCTTCGGCGGTGGCGCTCCCAGCCCGACGCCGACGCCGACGGCCACCCCGACGCCCACCGAGACCTCGGCGACGCCGACGACGGAGCCGCCGACGACGACTCCCCCGGCCGTTCCGACGACGACTCCCCCGGCGACCAGGACGCCGAAGCCGGGCAAGACGACGTGCAACGTCTGGGACTTCGACTGCAACACCTCGGGCGGCAACACCGGTCAGCCCACGACCACGGCGCCCACCACGACCACGGCGCCGACACCGACCGGTTCGGCGACGACGGAGGACCCGGACAACGGGAACGGCAAACCCGGTGGTGTGGACGGGGCCTGGACTCCCTGA
- a CDS encoding glycosyltransferase family 87 protein, producing the protein MPSLQKTPAPQDRPQGPPAVIPTHRDEVAAAGSELIGGPFGRRALIGGGQFTPVRVIALVAIGMFALGMVQKLPCYNWAWFRGTTSQYTHACYSDIPHLFSGRGFADGLVPYFDRLTGDIPFLEYPVLTGLFMEVASWLTPGGGSMDHREQTFWMVNAGMLMVCAAVLAVCVARTHRRRPWDGLLVALAPSVALTATINWDILAVALTSAAVLLWSRGRPLGFGILLGLATAAKFYPILLLVPLLLLCWRAGKWREYGTAVLGAVGAWLVVNLPVMLAAPEGWKQFYLFSRDRNVDFGSVWLLVSQRAGVSISPEKANLYALMLMLVAVVALGFLAFNAPRRPRFVQLAFLVVAAFVLTNKVYSPQYVLWLVPLAALARPRWRDFLIWQACEVMYFLGIWMYLAFMNSGNKQGLPVDGYQFAIVLHLLGTLYLCVMVVRDILMPEKDPVRQDGSDDPSGGVLDGAEDVFVTGRAAHPARHAAPAAEGPRVEWGAPEEQSSRG; encoded by the coding sequence ATGCCGAGCCTCCAGAAGACGCCCGCGCCGCAGGACCGGCCGCAGGGCCCGCCGGCGGTCATCCCCACCCATCGGGACGAGGTGGCCGCCGCGGGCAGCGAGCTGATCGGCGGTCCCTTCGGCCGCCGTGCCCTGATCGGCGGTGGTCAGTTCACACCGGTGCGGGTGATCGCCCTCGTGGCCATCGGGATGTTCGCCCTCGGCATGGTGCAGAAACTGCCCTGCTACAACTGGGCCTGGTTCCGGGGCACCACCTCCCAGTACACCCACGCGTGCTACTCGGACATCCCGCACCTCTTCTCGGGGCGGGGCTTCGCCGACGGCCTGGTGCCCTACTTCGACCGGCTGACCGGCGACATACCGTTTCTGGAGTACCCGGTGCTGACGGGTCTCTTCATGGAGGTCGCGTCCTGGCTGACGCCCGGCGGCGGCTCCATGGACCACCGCGAGCAGACGTTCTGGATGGTCAACGCGGGCATGCTGATGGTCTGTGCGGCCGTCCTCGCCGTCTGTGTGGCGCGGACGCACCGCCGACGCCCCTGGGACGGCCTCCTGGTCGCCCTGGCGCCCTCCGTCGCGCTCACCGCCACGATCAACTGGGACATACTGGCCGTCGCCCTGACCTCCGCCGCGGTCCTGCTGTGGTCACGCGGCCGGCCGCTCGGCTTCGGCATCCTGCTCGGTCTCGCCACCGCCGCGAAGTTCTACCCGATACTGCTCCTCGTCCCGCTGCTGCTGCTCTGCTGGCGTGCGGGGAAGTGGCGGGAGTACGGGACCGCGGTGCTGGGCGCGGTCGGCGCGTGGCTGGTCGTGAACCTGCCCGTGATGCTGGCGGCTCCCGAGGGGTGGAAGCAGTTCTACCTCTTCAGCCGCGACCGGAACGTCGACTTCGGTTCGGTCTGGCTGCTGGTCAGCCAGCGGGCGGGCGTCTCGATCTCGCCGGAGAAGGCCAATCTGTACGCGCTGATGCTCATGCTCGTGGCGGTGGTGGCGCTCGGCTTCCTGGCGTTCAACGCTCCCCGCAGGCCCCGCTTCGTCCAGCTGGCCTTCCTGGTCGTCGCCGCGTTCGTCCTGACCAACAAGGTCTACTCGCCGCAGTACGTGCTCTGGCTCGTGCCGCTCGCGGCGCTCGCCCGGCCGCGCTGGCGCGACTTCCTGATCTGGCAGGCGTGCGAGGTCATGTACTTCCTGGGCATCTGGATGTACCTGGCGTTCATGAACAGCGGCAACAAGCAGGGACTGCCGGTCGACGGCTACCAGTTCGCGATCGTCCTGCATCTGCTCGGCACGCTGTACCTGTGCGTCATGGTCGTACGCGACATCCTCATGCCCGAGAAGGACCCGGTCCGGCAGGACGGCTCGGACGACCCCTCGGGGGGCGTCCTGGACGGCGCGGAGGACGTCTTCGTGACGGGCAGGGCGGCGCACCCGGCCCGGCACGCCGCACCCGCGGCCGAAGGGCCGCGGGTGGAGTGGGGCGCCCCCGAGGAGCAGAGCTCCCGGGGGTGA
- a CDS encoding alanine racemase, whose translation MALSLYVDTARWRAHQKTVIDQFPGVIPVCKGNGYGFGHERLADEAARFGADMLAVGTTYEAAKIKDWFSGDLLVLTPFRRGEEPVPLPDRVIRSVSSVDGVHALVGARVVIECMSSMKRHGVREEELHQLHSAIEDVRLEGFALHLPLDRPDGTDAVEEVIGWMDRLRTARLPLHTMFVSHLRAEEQARLQQQFPQTQFRARIGTRLWLGDHEATEYRGAVLDVTRVAKGDRFGYRQQKAASDGWLVVVAGGTSHGVGLEAPKAMHGVMPRAKGVARAGLATVNRNLSPFVWAGKQRWFAEPPHMQVSILFVPSDAQEPRVGDELVAHLRHTTTQFDRLVER comes from the coding sequence ATGGCGCTCTCCCTCTACGTCGACACCGCTCGCTGGCGCGCGCACCAGAAGACCGTCATCGACCAGTTCCCCGGTGTGATCCCGGTCTGCAAGGGCAACGGCTACGGCTTCGGGCACGAGCGCCTCGCCGACGAGGCCGCCCGGTTCGGTGCCGACATGCTCGCGGTCGGCACCACCTACGAAGCCGCGAAGATCAAGGACTGGTTCAGCGGTGACCTGCTGGTCCTGACCCCGTTCCGACGGGGTGAGGAACCGGTTCCGCTGCCGGACCGGGTCATCCGCTCCGTCTCCTCCGTGGACGGCGTCCACGCCCTGGTGGGCGCCCGCGTCGTGATCGAGTGCATGAGCTCGATGAAGCGGCACGGCGTCCGTGAGGAGGAGCTCCACCAGCTCCACTCCGCCATCGAGGACGTACGCCTGGAGGGCTTCGCCCTGCACCTCCCGCTGGACCGTCCGGACGGCACCGACGCCGTCGAGGAGGTCATCGGCTGGATGGACCGGCTGCGGACCGCCCGGCTGCCGCTGCACACCATGTTCGTGAGCCACCTGCGGGCCGAGGAGCAGGCCCGGCTCCAGCAGCAGTTCCCGCAGACCCAGTTCCGCGCGCGGATCGGCACCCGGCTCTGGCTGGGCGACCACGAGGCCACCGAGTACCGGGGTGCGGTCCTCGACGTGACCCGGGTCGCCAAGGGTGACCGGTTCGGCTACCGCCAGCAGAAGGCCGCGTCGGACGGCTGGCTCGTCGTCGTCGCCGGCGGCACCTCGCACGGCGTGGGCCTGGAGGCCCCCAAGGCGATGCACGGCGTCATGCCGCGCGCCAAGGGCGTCGCCCGGGCCGGCCTGGCCACGGTCAACCGGAACCTGTCGCCCTTCGTCTGGGCGGGCAAGCAGCGCTGGTTCGCCGAGCCGCCGCACATGCAGGTGTCGATCCTGTTCGTGCCCTCCGACGCCCAGGAGCCCCGTGTGGGCGACGAGCTGGTGGCGCACCTGCGCCACACCACGACGCAGTTCGACCGGCTCGTCGAGCGCTGA
- a CDS encoding peptidoglycan bridge formation glycyltransferase FemA/FemB family protein, with protein MSLTLRTISREQHLGFIQSQPAASHCQVPAWADVKTEWRSENLGWFDKNGELVGAGLVLYRQLPKIKRYLAYLPEGPVINWHAPNLDDWLQPMLAHLKQQGAFSVKMGPPVVIRRWDSAAIKSGIQDPDVKRLKDVEATHIEPRAFEVADRLRKMGWQQAEDGGAGFGDVQPRYVFQVPLANRSLDDVLKGFNQLWRRNIKKAEKAGVEVVQGGYEDLAEWQRLYEITAVRDHFRPRPLSYFQRMWTVLNNEDPNRMRLYFARHNGVNLSAATMLVVGGHVWYSYGASDNIGREVRPSNAMQWRMLRDAYAMGATVYDLRGISDSLDETDHLFGLIQFKVGTGGEAVEYVGEWDFPLNKLLHKALDIYMSRR; from the coding sequence ATGAGCCTGACCCTGAGGACCATCAGCCGCGAGCAGCATCTGGGATTCATCCAGAGCCAGCCCGCCGCGAGCCACTGCCAGGTCCCGGCGTGGGCTGATGTGAAGACCGAGTGGCGCTCGGAGAACCTGGGTTGGTTCGACAAGAACGGTGAGCTCGTCGGTGCCGGCCTGGTGCTCTACCGCCAGCTTCCGAAGATCAAGCGCTACCTCGCCTACCTGCCCGAGGGCCCGGTCATCAACTGGCACGCGCCGAACCTCGACGACTGGCTGCAGCCGATGCTGGCGCACCTCAAGCAGCAGGGCGCGTTCTCGGTGAAGATGGGCCCGCCGGTCGTCATCCGCCGCTGGGACTCGGCCGCCATCAAGTCCGGTATCCAGGACCCGGACGTCAAGCGCCTCAAGGACGTCGAGGCCACCCACATCGAGCCGCGTGCCTTCGAAGTGGCGGACCGGCTGCGGAAGATGGGCTGGCAGCAGGCCGAGGACGGCGGCGCCGGCTTCGGTGACGTCCAGCCGCGGTACGTCTTCCAGGTCCCGCTCGCGAACCGCTCGCTCGACGACGTCCTCAAGGGCTTCAACCAGCTGTGGCGCCGCAACATCAAGAAGGCCGAGAAGGCCGGTGTCGAGGTCGTCCAGGGCGGCTACGAGGACCTGGCCGAGTGGCAGCGGCTCTACGAGATCACGGCCGTCCGTGACCACTTCCGGCCGCGCCCGCTCTCGTACTTCCAGCGCATGTGGACCGTCCTCAACAACGAGGACCCCAACCGCATGCGGCTCTACTTCGCCCGCCACAACGGCGTGAACCTGTCCGCCGCGACCATGCTCGTCGTCGGCGGGCACGTCTGGTACTCCTACGGCGCCTCCGACAACATCGGCCGCGAGGTCCGGCCCTCGAACGCGATGCAGTGGCGGATGCTCCGCGACGCCTACGCCATGGGCGCGACCGTCTACGACCTGCGGGGCATCTCGGACTCGCTCGACGAGACCGACCACCTCTTCGGGCTCATCCAGTTCAAGGTGGGAACGGGCGGCGAGGCCGTCGAGTACGTCGGCGAGTGGGACTTCCCGCTGAACAAGCTGCTGCACAAGGCGCTCGACATCTACATGTCGCGCCGCTGA
- the rpsF gene encoding 30S ribosomal protein S6, giving the protein MRHYEVMVILDPDLEERAVAPLIENFLSVVREGNGKVEKVDTWGRRRLSYEIKKKPEGIYSVIDLQAEPAVVKELDRQMNLNESVLRTKVLRPETH; this is encoded by the coding sequence ATGCGTCACTACGAGGTGATGGTCATCCTCGACCCCGATCTGGAGGAGCGCGCTGTCGCCCCCCTGATCGAGAACTTCCTCTCCGTCGTCCGTGAGGGCAACGGAAAGGTCGAGAAGGTCGACACCTGGGGCCGTCGTCGTCTCTCGTACGAGATCAAGAAGAAGCCCGAGGGCATCTACTCGGTCATCGACCTGCAGGCCGAGCCTGCGGTCGTCAAGGAGCTCGACCGCCAGATGAACCTGAACGAGTCGGTCCTCCGGACCAAGGTCCTCCGTCCCGAGACCCACTGA
- a CDS encoding single-stranded DNA-binding protein, with protein sequence MAGETVITVVGNLVDDPELRFTPSGAAVAKFRIASTPRTFDRQTNEWKDGESLFLTCSVWRQAAENVAESLQRGMRVVVQGRLKQRSYEDREGVKRTVYELDVEEVGPSLKNATAKVTKTTGRGGQGGYGGGGGGQQQGGGSWGGNSGGAPQGGGGAPADDPWATGAPAGGSGGQQGGGSSGGSWGGNSGGGYSDEPPF encoded by the coding sequence ATGGCAGGCGAGACCGTCATCACGGTCGTCGGCAATCTTGTCGACGACCCCGAGCTGCGCTTCACCCCGTCCGGTGCGGCGGTCGCGAAGTTCCGTATCGCGTCCACCCCCCGCACCTTCGACCGTCAGACCAACGAGTGGAAGGACGGCGAGAGCCTCTTCCTCACCTGCTCGGTCTGGCGTCAGGCGGCGGAGAACGTCGCCGAGTCGCTTCAGCGAGGCATGCGCGTCGTCGTGCAGGGCCGACTGAAGCAGCGGTCCTACGAGGACCGTGAGGGCGTCAAGCGCACGGTCTACGAGCTGGACGTCGAGGAAGTCGGCCCCAGCCTCAAGAACGCCACGGCCAAGGTCACCAAGACCACTGGTCGCGGTGGTCAGGGCGGCTATGGCGGCGGCGGTGGTGGCCAGCAGCAGGGCGGCGGTAGCTGGGGTGGAAACTCCGGCGGCGCTCCGCAGGGTGGTGGCGGTGCTCCCGCCGACGACCCGTGGGCGACCGGTGCACCTGCGGGCGGCTCCGGCGGCCAGCAGGGCGGCGGAAGCAGCGGCGGCAGCTGGGGTGGAAACTCCGGCGGTGGCTACTCGGACGAGCCTCCCTTCTAG
- the rpsR gene encoding 30S ribosomal protein S18 → MAKPPVRKPKKKVCAFCKDKTQYVDYKDTNMLRKFISDRGKIRARRVTGNCTQHQRDVATAVKNSREMALLPYTSTAR, encoded by the coding sequence ATGGCGAAGCCGCCTGTGCGCAAGCCTAAGAAGAAGGTCTGCGCGTTCTGCAAGGACAAGACCCAGTACGTGGACTACAAGGACACGAACATGCTGCGGAAGTTCATTTCCGACCGTGGCAAGATCCGTGCCCGCCGCGTGACCGGCAACTGCACGCAGCACCAGCGTGACGTCGCCACGGCCGTCAAGAACAGCCGTGAGATGGCGCTGCTGCCCTACACGTCCACCGCGCGATAA
- the rplI gene encoding 50S ribosomal protein L9, with protein MKIILTHEVSGLGTAGDVVDVKDGYARNYLVPRGFAIRWTKGGEKDVAQIRRARKIHEIATIEQANEIKARLEGTKVRLAVRSGDAGRLFGSVTPADIASAIKTAGGPDVDKRRVELGSPIKTLGSHQVSVRLHPEVAAKLGVEVVAA; from the coding sequence ATGAAGATCATCCTGACCCACGAGGTCTCTGGCCTCGGCACCGCCGGCGACGTCGTCGACGTCAAGGACGGCTACGCTCGCAACTACCTGGTCCCGCGTGGTTTCGCGATCCGCTGGACCAAGGGTGGCGAGAAGGACGTGGCGCAGATCCGCCGCGCCCGCAAGATCCACGAGATCGCGACCATCGAGCAGGCCAACGAGATCAAGGCCCGCCTCGAGGGTACGAAGGTTCGCCTGGCCGTTCGCTCCGGCGACGCCGGCCGTCTCTTCGGCTCCGTGACCCCGGCCGACATCGCCTCGGCGATCAAGACCGCGGGTGGCCCCGACGTCGACAAGCGTCGCGTCGAGCTCGGTTCGCCGATCAAGACCCTGGGCTCGCACCAGGTGTCCGTGCGTCTGCACCCCGAGGTTGCCGCGAAGCTCGGCGTCGAGGTCGTCGCCGCGTAA
- a CDS encoding MATE family efflux transporter, whose product MTQAPASSKAVRRQHDREIVSLALPAFGALVAEPLFLIVDSAIVGHLGTPQLAGLAIAAALLSTAVSVFVFLAYATTAAVARRVGAGDLQAAIRQGMDGIWLALLLGAAVVALTLPTAPWLVDLFGASDTAAPYAVTYLRISSLGIPAMLVVLAATGVLRGLQDTRTPLYVAIGGFTVNGALNLGLVYGAGLGIAGSAWGTVIAQCGMAAAYLVVVVRGARRHGASLRPDPAGIRASAQAGAPLLVRTLSLRAVLMIATAVAARMGDAEVAAHQIILSLWSLMAFALDAIAIAGQAIIGRYLGANDADGARQVCRRMVQWGVLSGVVLGALLIGARPLFIPLFTSDATVQDTLLPALLVVALSQPISGVVFVLDGVLMGAGDGPYLAWAMLLTLVVFAPVALLVPVLGGGLTALWWAMTLMMTVRMATLWLRARSGRWIVTGATR is encoded by the coding sequence ATGACCCAGGCCCCCGCGAGCTCCAAGGCCGTCCGCCGACAGCACGACCGCGAGATCGTCTCCCTCGCCCTGCCGGCCTTCGGTGCCCTCGTCGCCGAGCCGCTCTTCCTCATCGTCGACAGTGCCATCGTCGGCCACCTCGGCACCCCCCAACTCGCGGGTCTCGCGATCGCCGCCGCACTGCTGTCCACCGCCGTCAGCGTCTTCGTCTTCCTCGCCTATGCGACCACGGCTGCCGTCGCCCGGCGCGTCGGCGCGGGCGACCTCCAGGCCGCGATCCGCCAGGGCATGGACGGCATCTGGCTCGCCCTCCTCCTCGGCGCCGCCGTCGTCGCCCTCACCCTGCCCACGGCGCCCTGGCTCGTCGACCTCTTCGGCGCCTCCGACACCGCCGCTCCCTACGCCGTCACCTATCTGCGGATCTCCAGCCTCGGCATCCCCGCCATGCTGGTCGTCCTGGCCGCCACCGGTGTCCTGCGCGGCCTCCAGGACACCCGTACACCGCTCTACGTGGCCATCGGCGGCTTCACGGTCAACGGGGCGCTCAACCTCGGACTGGTCTACGGCGCCGGGCTGGGGATCGCGGGCTCGGCCTGGGGCACGGTCATCGCGCAGTGCGGCATGGCCGCCGCCTACCTGGTCGTGGTCGTACGAGGCGCCCGGCGCCACGGCGCCTCTCTCCGCCCGGATCCGGCCGGCATCCGCGCCTCCGCCCAGGCAGGCGCCCCCCTCCTGGTCCGTACGCTCTCGCTCCGCGCGGTCCTCATGATCGCCACCGCCGTCGCGGCCCGAATGGGTGACGCCGAGGTCGCCGCCCACCAGATCATCCTGTCGCTGTGGAGCCTGATGGCCTTCGCCCTCGACGCGATCGCCATCGCGGGCCAGGCCATCATCGGCCGCTATCTCGGCGCGAACGATGCCGACGGCGCCCGCCAGGTCTGCCGCCGCATGGTCCAGTGGGGCGTGCTCTCCGGTGTGGTGCTCGGCGCCCTCCTCATCGGCGCCCGCCCCCTCTTCATCCCACTCTTCACCAGCGACGCCACCGTCCAGGACACCCTGCTGCCCGCCCTGCTCGTGGTCGCGCTCTCGCAGCCGATCTCCGGGGTCGTCTTCGTCCTCGACGGTGTCCTCATGGGTGCGGGCGACGGCCCCTATCTGGCCTGGGCCATGCTGCTGACGCTGGTGGTCTTCGCCCCGGTCGCCCTGCTCGTTCCGGTACTCGGCGGCGGACTGACCGCCCTCTGGTGGGCGATGACCCTGATGATGACGGTCCGGATGGCGACGCTCTGGCTCCGCGCGCGCTCCGGCCGCTGGATCGTCACGGGCGCCACACGCTGA